In a genomic window of Helianthus annuus cultivar XRQ/B chromosome 10, HanXRQr2.0-SUNRISE, whole genome shotgun sequence:
- the LOC110882147 gene encoding LOW QUALITY PROTEIN: protein NLP2 (The sequence of the model RefSeq protein was modified relative to this genomic sequence to represent the inferred CDS: substituted 1 base at 1 genomic stop codon), producing the protein MKLGCLDSKVLRLHSTNTGPXDFILEFFLPHDCKSREEQEQMRSSIASMIKNLSWSLHEIQDEEVAEQTNTRDESWISDMLEAQRRGENVVLTIGCHKEEPEDEFNAINQFYHGLAFSDPEKQTYLGWGSKSKGQTLGTKRSTEKGRPRTERNISLQVLQQHFRGSLKDAAKSIGACPTTLKRICRQHGIMRWPSRKIKKVSHSLKKLQLVIDSVQGADGMIQLGSFYTNFPELSSPLTPSPKPKAKDPVNLLKSQTTPTNSSSSCSRGSSCTTGTEKLVHEETKLQVASNNDKPKSVSQDEGVFRVKASYGHEKIRFKMMKEWGFGELQQEIARRFSSIYDMGNVILEYMDDDSEWVLLACDADLEECMDLHDTSSKNQTIKLLIHQPSSHPSFLHSNDDVRMW; encoded by the exons ATGAAGCTAGGATGTTTGGACTCGAAAGTGCTACGCCTTCATAGCACAAACACAGGACCGTAAGATTTCATCTTGGAGTTCTTTTTACCTCATGACTGCAAAAGCCGTGAAGAACAAGAACAGATGAGAAGCTCGATAGCTTCGATGATAAAAAATCTttcttggagcttgcacgagatACAAGATGAAGAAGTAGCGGAACAAACAAATACCCGTGATGAATCTTGGATTTCCGATATGCTGGAAGCCCAACGCAGGGGCGAAAACGTCGTGTTGACCATTGGGTGTCATAAGGAAGAACCGGAAGACGAGTTTAATGCCATAAACCAATTCTATCATGGACTCGCATTTTCCGATCCTGAAAAGCAAACTTATCTTGGATGGGGATCCAAGTCAAAAGGTCAAACATTGGGCACCAAACGCTCAACCGAAAAGGGTCGGCCCAGAACAGAGAGAAACATTAGTTTGCAAGTTCTCCAGCAACATTTTCGGGGAAGTCTTAAAGATGCTGCCAAGAGTATCGGCG CGTGCCCGACAACCTTGAAACGGATATGCAGGCAGCATGGAATCATGAGATGGCCGTCTAGAAAGATCAAGAAAGTAAGCCATTCGCTAAAGAAACTGCAACTCGTTATTGATTCTGTGCAAGGTGCTGATGGCATGATTCAACTCGGGTCATTCTACACAAATTTCCCCGAATTAAGCTCCCCTTTAACGCCTAGTCCCAAACCAAAAGCTAAAGACCCGGTCAACCTTCTAAAAAGTCAAACAACGCCAACCAATTCTTCGTCATCTTGCAGCCGCGGCTCCAGTTGTACAACAGGAACAGAAAAGTTGGTTCATGAAGAAACCAAGCTACAAGTAGCATCTAATAACGATAAACCGAAGAGCGTGTCACAAGATGAAGGTGTGTTTAGAGTCAAAGCTAGTTATGGACATGAGAAAATTCGATTTAAAATGATGAAAGAGTGGGGATTTGGAGAGTTGCAGCAAGAGATAGCAAGGCGTTTCAGTAGTATATACGACATGGGAAATGTCATACTCGAATACATGGATGATGATTCTGAATGGGTATTGTTGGCATGTGATGCTGATCTTGAGGAATGCATGGATCTACATGATACATCTAGCAAGAATCAGACGATTAAACTCTTGATTCATCAGCCGTCGTCTCACCCCTCATTCCTCCATTCAAACGATGACGTTCGCATGTGgtag